A stretch of DNA from Mycobacterium senriense:
TTGCTGGCGAAGCAGCCCGATGGCCACCTGAGCGACGGTGACCGCGTCGACGGCGTTGATGCCCTGGTGCGGCGCGACGGCCGCGTGGGATTCCTTGCCGCGGTAGTTCACCGTCGCCTCGGACAAGGCCAGCGACCGGGCCGCGGCGATGTCGGCCGGCCCGGGGTGGAGCATGACCGCCGCGGCGATGTCGTCGAAAACCCCGGCCTTCAGCAGCAGCGCCTTGCCGCCGCCGGCCTCCTCGGCCGGCGTGCCCAACAGCGACACCCGCAGCCCCAGGTCGTCGGCCACCTCGGCCAGCGCCAGCGCGGTGCCCACCGCCGAGGCCGCGATGATGTTGTGGCCGCAGGCGTGGCCGATCTCGGGCAGCGCGTCGTATTCGGCGCAGATCCCGATGGTCAGCGGGCCGCTGCCGAAGTCGGCGCGAAAGGCGGTGTCGAGCCCGCCGGCGGCCGGGGTGATCTCGAAGCCGCGCTCGGCGACCAGTGCCTGCGCCTTGGCGCAGCTGCGATGCTCGGCGAAGGCCAGCTCGGGCTCGCCGTGGATGTCATGAGACAACTCGACAAGGTCGGCACCACGCCGCCGCACGACATCTTCAACGCTGTCTAACGGGGTTATGGGCACTCTCGCAGTATGTCGCAGTGTGTGATCGGGGCCCAACCCCGCCGGGCTACACCAGCCCCGCGATGAATCCCGCCGCCTGGCCAGGATACGGCGGCTCCTCGTAAACGTGGTGCGCATCGCGGTCGCGACCGCCGACGACGCAGACGGGGTCGCCGTCGCTGCACAGATCGATGGCGCGGCCGGCGAAGGCGCCGGTCGACGACAGGGGCGTGTTGAAGCGGTTGCCGGGGTTGCCGAAGACCGCGACGGCCCGGATCTTGCCGGCCAGGCCGGGATCCAGCGCGGGCGCCGAGCCGAAGTTGCCGATCCGCTGGCCCACCGGCGGCACCCCCGCGAGCATCGAGACCGCGGCGGCGCCCTGCGAGAAACCGCCCAGCACCAGCCGCGTCGACGGGCACTGGTCGACCATCTGCGCGATGTGGTCGCGCGCGTCATTGGCGCCGTCGGCGGTGGTCAGGAAGTTGTAGCTGGCCGGGTAGTTCACCGCGTAGGAGTCGACGTTGCGTGATCCCAACGCGGGCTGCAGCGCGGCGAACAGCGCGTCGCCGACGGCCCCCAGGCCGGGCGGCTCGGCGGTACCGCGGGCGAAGATGAGTTGTACGTCGGGACAGTCCGCTTTCGCCGACGGCGCCGGGCCGAATGTGATCGAAACCACCGATAGCGCAACGGCGACGGCTGCCCCCATGACCGGGCCAACCACCGGCCACTTTCCAAAATTCATACGGCCGATCCTGACACACACCGGCGACACCGCCCCACCGATAGGCTCCCAGTGTGACCGAAACCCCGTCCGACCCAGGCGACCTCGCGCGGCGGGCGGCCGAGGCCATCGCCGAACGCACCGGAATCGCCGAGCACGACGTCGCCATCGTGCTCGGATCGGGCTGGCCGCCGGCCGTCGCCGCGCTCGGCACCCCCACGGCCGTGCTGCCGCAGGCCGAGCTGCCCGGGTTCAGGCCTCCCACCGCGGTCGGGCACAGCGGCGAGCTGTTGTCGATGCGCATCGGTGCCCATCGGGTGCTGGTGCTGGTCGGGCGCATCCACGCCTACGAGGGCCACGACCTGTGTCACGTCGTGCACTCGGTGCGGGCGGCCTGCGCGGCCGGCGTGCGGGCGGTCGTGCTGACCAACGCGGCGGGCGGCCTGCGCCCGGACATGGCCGTCGGCGAACCCGTGCTGATCAACGACCACCTGAACCTGACCGCCCGTTCCCCGTTGGTAGGCCCGCAATTCGTGGACCTGACCGACGCCTACTCGCCGCGGCTGCGCGCGCTCGCCCGTCAGGCCGACCCGACGCTGACCGAGGGCGTCTACGCCGGGCTGCCCGGCCCGCACTACGAGACGCCCGCCGAGATCCGGATGCTGCGCACGCTGGGCGCCGACCTGGTCGGCATGTCGACGGTGCACGAGACCATCGCGGCCCGCGCCGCCGGCGCCGAGGTGCTGGGGGTGTCGCTGGTGACCAACCTGGCCGCCGGGATCAGCGGCGAGCCGCTGAGCCACACCGAGGTGCTGGCCGCCGGCGCCGCGGCGGCCACCCGGATGGGGGCGCTGCTGGCCATGATCCTCGAGCAGCTCCCCCGGTTCTAGGGCCATGACGCCCGAGGAGTGGATCGCCCACGATCCCGACCCGGCGACCGCTGCTGAGCTCGCGGCGTGCGACCCGGACGAGCTCGCCGCGCGGTTCGCCCGCCCCCTGAGGTTCGGCACGGCGGGCCTGCGCGGCCCGGTGCGCGGTGGGCCGGACGCCATGAACGTCGCGGTGGTGTCGCGGGCCAGCTGGGCCGTGGCGCAGGTGCTCATCGGGCGCGGCCCGCGCGGCTCGTCGGTGATCGTGGGACGCGACGCCCGGCACGGCTCGGCGGTATTCGCCACGGTGACGGCTGAAGTGCTTGCCGCCCAGGGATTTTCCGTGCTGTTGCTGCCCGGTCCGGTGCCCACCCCGGTGGTGGCGTTCGCGGTGCGGCACACCGGCGCGCCGGCCGGCGTCCAGATCACCGCATCGCACAACCCGCCGGGCGACAACGGCTACAAGGTGTACTTCGACGGCGGCATCCAGATCGTCTCCCCCACCGACCGCGAAATCGAAGCCGCGATGGCCGCCGCCCCGCCCGCCGACCAGATCGGCAGGGTCCCCGTCGAACCCGCGCACACCGACCTGGTCGAGCGCTACATCGAGCGGGCGGCCGGGTTGCGGCGCGGCACCGGCTCGGTGCGGGTGGCGTTGACCGCGTTGCACGGGGTGGGTGGCGCGGTGGCCGTCGATACATTGCACCGCGCCGGGTTCATCGAAGTGCACTCCGTCGGAACGCAATTCGCGCCCGACCCGGACTTCCCCACGGTCGCGTTCCCCAACCCCGAGGAGCCCGGCGCCACCGACGCCTTGCTGGCCCTGGCCGCGGACGTCGGCGCCGACGTGGCGATCGCACTGGATCCCGACGCCGACCGGTGCGCCGTCGGCATTCCCGACGCAGGGCGGTGGCGGATGCTGTCGGGCGACGAAACCGGTTGGCTGCTGGGCGATTACCTGCTGTCCACGGCCCGGCCGGACACGCCGGTAGTGGCGAGCACGGTGGTGTCGTCGCGGATGCTGTCGGCCATCGCCGCCCGCCACGGCGCCGTCCACGTCGAAACCCTCACCGGCTTCAAATGGCTGGCCCGCGCCGACGCGGAAGTGCCCGGCGGCATGCTGATCTACGCCTACGAGGAGGCGATCGGGCACTGCGTCGACCCCGCGGCCGTCCGCGACAAGGACGGCATCAGCGCCGCGGTGCTGGTGTGCGACCTGGTGGCCGCGTTGAAGGCGGGTAACCGCACCGTGCCCGACGCCCTCGACGAGCTGGCCCGGCGATACGGGGTGCACGACGCCGCCGCGGTGTCGCGCCGGGTCGCCGATCCCGCCGAGGCGGTCGAACTCATGCGGCGGTGGCGCGCGGCGCCGCCGAAAGCGCTGGCGGGTTACACCGCGAGCCTCACCGATATCACCGACGCGCTGATCTTCACCGGCGGCGACGACGACACGTCGATCAGGCTGGTGGTGCGGCCTTCCGGGACCGAGCCGAAGTTGAAGTGCTACTTGGAGATTCGCTGCGCGGTGTACGACGACCTGGATTCTTCGCGGCGGCGCGCCGGCGTCCTGCGCGAGGAGCTGGTCGCTGCGGTGCAGAGCTGGTGAACAGGTTGGGCCCGAATTGGCGGTCGCCGGCGTCGCCGAGGCCCGGCACGATATAGGCCGCCTTGTTCAGGCCCTTGTCGACCGCGGCGGTGAACACCCGCGCGTCCGGCGCCGCTTTCCGCACCGCCGCAATGCCTTCCGGTGCCGCAACCACACAGAGCACCGTGATATCCGTTGCGCC
This window harbors:
- a CDS encoding M20 family metallopeptidase is translated as MPITPLDSVEDVVRRRGADLVELSHDIHGEPELAFAEHRSCAKAQALVAERGFEITPAAGGLDTAFRADFGSGPLTIGICAEYDALPEIGHACGHNIIAASAVGTALALAEVADDLGLRVSLLGTPAEEAGGGKALLLKAGVFDDIAAAVMLHPGPADIAAARSLALSEATVNYRGKESHAAVAPHQGINAVDAVTVAQVAIGLLRQQLAPGQLVHGIVTDGGQAVNVIPGHATLEYAMRAAEADSLRELEGRMYACFAAGALATGCEYQIDNPAPPYDELKPDQWLADTFRDEMCRLGREPVAREYEAALPMGSTDMGNVTHVLPGIHPVVGVDAGGAMVHQRAFADAAAGPSADRAVVEGAIMLARTVVQLAQTPAQRDRVLDARERRRAGARS
- a CDS encoding cutinase family protein; this translates as MGAAVAVALSVVSITFGPAPSAKADCPDVQLIFARGTAEPPGLGAVGDALFAALQPALGSRNVDSYAVNYPASYNFLTTADGANDARDHIAQMVDQCPSTRLVLGGFSQGAAAVSMLAGVPPVGQRIGNFGSAPALDPGLAGKIRAVAVFGNPGNRFNTPLSSTGAFAGRAIDLCSDGDPVCVVGGRDRDAHHVYEEPPYPGQAAGFIAGLV
- a CDS encoding purine-nucleoside phosphorylase; its protein translation is MTETPSDPGDLARRAAEAIAERTGIAEHDVAIVLGSGWPPAVAALGTPTAVLPQAELPGFRPPTAVGHSGELLSMRIGAHRVLVLVGRIHAYEGHDLCHVVHSVRAACAAGVRAVVLTNAAGGLRPDMAVGEPVLINDHLNLTARSPLVGPQFVDLTDAYSPRLRALARQADPTLTEGVYAGLPGPHYETPAEIRMLRTLGADLVGMSTVHETIAARAAGAEVLGVSLVTNLAAGISGEPLSHTEVLAAGAAAATRMGALLAMILEQLPRF
- a CDS encoding phospho-sugar mutase; its protein translation is MTPEEWIAHDPDPATAAELAACDPDELAARFARPLRFGTAGLRGPVRGGPDAMNVAVVSRASWAVAQVLIGRGPRGSSVIVGRDARHGSAVFATVTAEVLAAQGFSVLLLPGPVPTPVVAFAVRHTGAPAGVQITASHNPPGDNGYKVYFDGGIQIVSPTDREIEAAMAAAPPADQIGRVPVEPAHTDLVERYIERAAGLRRGTGSVRVALTALHGVGGAVAVDTLHRAGFIEVHSVGTQFAPDPDFPTVAFPNPEEPGATDALLALAADVGADVAIALDPDADRCAVGIPDAGRWRMLSGDETGWLLGDYLLSTARPDTPVVASTVVSSRMLSAIAARHGAVHVETLTGFKWLARADAEVPGGMLIYAYEEAIGHCVDPAAVRDKDGISAAVLVCDLVAALKAGNRTVPDALDELARRYGVHDAAAVSRRVADPAEAVELMRRWRAAPPKALAGYTASLTDITDALIFTGGDDDTSIRLVVRPSGTEPKLKCYLEIRCAVYDDLDSSRRRAGVLREELVAAVQSW